A single genomic interval of Syntrophobotulus glycolicus DSM 8271 harbors:
- a CDS encoding 4Fe-4S binding protein gives MTPEKCRSCDKCKKACKAGAIRGERGKAYVIDEQKCIKCGTCIKRCRDKAIKKLEMYSGEAKP, from the coding sequence ATTACCCCTGAAAAATGCCGGAGCTGCGACAAATGCAAAAAGGCTTGCAAGGCCGGAGCGATCAGGGGAGAGCGTGGCAAAGCGTATGTGATCGATGAACAAAAGTGCATCAAATGCGGAACGTGTATCAAACGGTGCAGGGATAAAGCCATAAAAAAATTGGAGATGTACTCCGGGGAAGCGAAACCGTAA
- a CDS encoding MarR family winged helix-turn-helix transcriptional regulator, whose amino-acid sequence MNQKLRILDTLIKIQEHSDVFEPKLAGLLDEISLAEVHCIDWIGRLDHPNVTKISEKMGLTRGAISKISKKLLSKGLIETYQEPDNHKEIYFRLTESGRSVYGEHKKLHNEVREEWLSFLEHYSEDEQAVLFRFLTEIGDLLDRKWADQ is encoded by the coding sequence ATGAATCAAAAGCTGAGAATCTTAGACACTCTGATCAAAATCCAAGAGCATTCGGACGTATTCGAGCCTAAACTAGCGGGGCTGCTGGATGAAATCAGCCTTGCGGAAGTACACTGTATTGACTGGATTGGGAGGCTTGACCATCCGAATGTAACAAAAATTTCCGAAAAGATGGGCCTGACGCGGGGAGCGATCAGTAAAATCAGCAAAAAGTTACTCAGCAAGGGCTTGATCGAGACTTATCAGGAGCCGGACAATCATAAAGAAATTTACTTTCGGCTGACTGAGAGCGGCCGGTCTGTTTATGGCGAGCATAAAAAGCTCCACAATGAAGTCAGAGAAGAATGGTTGTCCTTTCTCGAACACTACAGTGAGGACGAGCAAGCTGTGCTATTCCGTTTTCTCACTGAGATTGGCGATCTTCTTGACCGTAAATGGGCTGATCAGTAA
- the cas1c gene encoding type I-C CRISPR-associated endonuclease Cas1c, producing the protein MRKLLNTLYVTIPDAYLAREGENVLIKADNEIKFRVPVHNLEGIVCFAFTGASPGLMELCCERGVSLSFLTEYGKFQGRVTGKVSGNILLRKNQYRWTDHDDACLRLAKRFIAAKIINCRAVLHRAVRDHPDTVDKALLVNIMKLMSDLGKKVEKASDLHTLRGVEGQAASLYFSGFNELILAQKSAFQMTGRNRRPPLDRVNALLSFFYTLLAHEAAAALESVGLDPQAGFLHRDRPGRASLALDIMEELRPHFADRLAVTLINRNQIDSDGFVIKESGAVVMDDSTRKEVLTAWQKRKQEEITHPYLEEKVPLGLVPYIQAMLMARHIRGDIEDYPPFIWK; encoded by the coding sequence TTGAGAAAACTGCTGAACACGCTCTATGTGACAATCCCGGATGCCTATCTGGCCCGCGAAGGGGAAAACGTTCTCATTAAAGCGGACAATGAGATAAAGTTCCGCGTCCCTGTGCACAATCTGGAAGGAATCGTCTGCTTTGCATTTACCGGGGCCAGTCCGGGGCTAATGGAGCTCTGCTGTGAAAGGGGAGTATCACTGTCTTTCCTTACCGAATACGGAAAATTTCAGGGCCGCGTGACCGGCAAGGTATCCGGTAACATTTTGCTGAGAAAGAATCAGTACCGCTGGACAGACCATGACGATGCCTGCCTTAGGCTGGCCAAAAGATTTATCGCGGCGAAAATTATAAACTGCCGGGCCGTCTTGCATCGGGCTGTCCGTGACCATCCGGACACTGTGGACAAAGCCTTATTGGTCAATATTATGAAGTTAATGTCTGATCTGGGCAAGAAAGTTGAGAAAGCAAGCGACCTGCATACGCTTAGAGGTGTGGAAGGACAGGCGGCCAGCTTATACTTTTCCGGGTTTAATGAGCTTATCCTCGCTCAAAAGTCCGCCTTTCAAATGACCGGCAGAAACAGGCGGCCGCCCTTAGACAGGGTCAACGCCCTCCTCTCATTTTTCTATACGCTGCTGGCCCATGAAGCGGCTGCCGCTCTGGAAAGCGTAGGGCTGGATCCTCAGGCCGGATTTCTGCACAGGGACAGACCGGGAAGAGCAAGTTTGGCGCTGGATATCATGGAAGAACTGAGGCCTCATTTTGCCGACCGGCTGGCGGTTACATTAATTAATCGCAACCAGATTGACAGTGATGGCTTCGTGATCAAGGAAAGCGGCGCGGTGGTGATGGATGACAGCACGCGAAAAGAAGTCCTGACAGCCTGGCAGAAGCGCAAGCAGGAGGAAATCACGCATCCTTATCTGGAAGAAAAAGTACCGCTGGGATTGGTTCCTTATATCCAGGCTATGTTAATGGCAAGGCATATCAGGGGAGATATTGAGGATTATCCACCATTTATCTGGAAGTAG
- the cas2 gene encoding CRISPR-associated endonuclease Cas2 yields the protein MMVLITYDVNVTTDSGKKRLYRVAKQCKNFGQRVQNSVFECLVDPTQFTELKHRLESIVDPEKDSLRYYYLGSNWKRRVEHYGANEAYDPEGVLIIDANGK from the coding sequence ATGATGGTATTGATAACTTATGATGTCAATGTCACAACGGATTCGGGGAAGAAACGTCTTTACAGGGTTGCCAAACAGTGCAAGAATTTTGGGCAGAGAGTACAAAATTCAGTGTTTGAGTGTTTGGTGGATCCGACGCAGTTTACCGAGCTAAAGCACCGGTTGGAAAGCATAGTTGATCCTGAAAAGGACAGCTTGCGCTACTATTATTTGGGAAGCAACTGGAAAAGACGAGTTGAGCACTACGGCGCCAATGAAGCTTATGACCCGGAGGGGGTCCTGATCATTGATGCGAACGGGAAGTGA
- a CDS encoding O-acetylhomoserine aminocarboxypropyltransferase/cysteine synthase family protein, whose protein sequence is MSGRIETKCIHEGWKPEKGAPRQLPVYQSTTFKYDTSDEMGKLFDLEAEGYFYTRLQNPTNDAVAAKICALEGGAGAMLTSSGQAANFYALFNICEAGDHFIASSAIYGGTYNLFGVTMRKMGIECTFVDQDLPEEELERYFQANTKAVFGETITNPTVSVFDFEKFARLAHRHGVPLIVDNTFATPVNCRPFEWGADIVTHSTTKYMDGHAVGVGGCIVDSGNFDWTAHAEKFPGLTTPDDSYHGLIYAERFGKGAYITKATTQLMRDLGAIQSPQNAFYLNLGLETLHLRMKRHCENALETARFLEKHQKVAWVNYPGLQSSPYHHLAAKYLPDGSCGVLAFGIKGGRERSIQFMDKLKLASIVTHVADSKTCLLHPASHTHRQLTDEQLRKAGVAPDLIRLSVGIEHSEDIIEDLRQALEQI, encoded by the coding sequence ATGTCAGGCAGAATAGAAACAAAATGCATTCATGAGGGCTGGAAGCCGGAGAAAGGGGCGCCCAGGCAGCTTCCGGTTTATCAGAGCACAACGTTCAAATATGATACCAGTGATGAGATGGGAAAACTTTTTGATTTAGAGGCCGAGGGTTATTTTTATACCAGGCTGCAAAATCCCACGAACGATGCTGTGGCGGCCAAAATCTGCGCGCTGGAAGGCGGAGCCGGGGCTATGCTTACTTCTTCGGGACAGGCGGCCAACTTTTACGCCCTTTTTAATATCTGTGAGGCCGGAGACCATTTCATCGCTTCCTCGGCCATTTATGGCGGGACATACAATTTGTTCGGCGTTACCATGAGAAAAATGGGAATTGAATGCACCTTTGTGGATCAGGATTTACCGGAAGAGGAATTGGAAAGATATTTTCAGGCCAATACAAAAGCAGTTTTTGGCGAGACGATTACAAATCCCACAGTATCCGTCTTTGATTTTGAAAAATTTGCCCGGCTGGCGCACCGGCATGGGGTGCCGCTGATTGTTGACAATACCTTTGCCACTCCGGTCAACTGCAGACCGTTCGAGTGGGGGGCCGACATCGTCACCCATTCGACGACAAAGTATATGGACGGGCACGCGGTGGGTGTCGGGGGCTGTATAGTGGACAGCGGCAATTTTGACTGGACAGCCCATGCGGAGAAGTTCCCGGGACTGACGACACCCGATGATTCCTATCACGGGCTTATCTATGCCGAAAGATTCGGCAAGGGGGCCTATATCACAAAAGCAACCACCCAGCTGATGCGTGATTTGGGCGCGATCCAGTCTCCGCAAAATGCCTTTTACTTAAATCTTGGCTTGGAAACCCTTCACCTTCGGATGAAGAGACATTGCGAAAATGCATTGGAAACAGCCCGGTTTTTAGAAAAACATCAGAAAGTAGCCTGGGTGAATTATCCTGGTCTTCAGAGCAGTCCATATCATCACTTGGCCGCGAAGTACCTCCCTGACGGCTCCTGCGGGGTGCTGGCGTTTGGAATCAAAGGCGGCCGAGAACGCTCGATTCAGTTTATGGACAAGCTGAAGCTGGCTTCGATCGTAACCCATGTGGCCGACAGCAAAACCTGCCTGTTGCACCCGGCCAGTCATACACACAGACAGCTGACAGATGAACAGTTAAGAAAAGCAGGAGTGGCCCCGGATTTGATCCGCTTATCGGTAGGGATTGAACATTCCGAAGATATTATTGAGGATTTGAGACAGGCACTGGAACAGATATAA
- a CDS encoding sulfite exporter TauE/SafE family protein, producing MGINMDDFLQLLNLTQMQCIIVMVTAFLVGFSKTGISGVLMLVIPMLASVFGGRDSTGILLPMLLVGDVFAVWSYRRSVNWKKVIAPLPWALIGMVIGAVVGKVISDQIFVILIGIIVLFCLGILLYTEKMGKNFEVPTQTWFYITAGILSGFATMIGNAAGPIFSVYLLALGLQKNHFMGTNAWFFFIINSIKVPVQIFAWHNMGMQLLILTAVVLPVIALGAVLGFFIVKKINEKFFRYLIIGMTALSALRLFM from the coding sequence ATGGGAATAAACATGGATGATTTTCTACAGCTCCTAAACCTGACTCAGATGCAATGCATCATCGTGATGGTCACCGCATTTCTCGTAGGGTTTTCAAAGACCGGGATCAGCGGTGTGCTCATGCTGGTGATCCCTATGCTGGCCAGCGTCTTTGGCGGAAGGGATTCTACCGGGATTTTGCTCCCGATGCTGTTGGTCGGAGATGTGTTTGCTGTCTGGTCTTATCGCAGGAGCGTCAATTGGAAAAAGGTGATTGCCCCCCTGCCCTGGGCCTTGATCGGCATGGTGATCGGCGCTGTCGTCGGCAAAGTGATCAGTGATCAGATATTTGTCATCCTGATCGGGATCATTGTTTTGTTCTGCTTAGGCATTTTATTGTACACGGAAAAAATGGGGAAAAATTTTGAAGTGCCCACCCAGACCTGGTTTTACATCACGGCGGGAATCTTAAGCGGATTCGCCACCATGATCGGAAATGCAGCCGGGCCGATTTTCAGTGTTTACTTATTGGCACTCGGATTGCAGAAAAATCATTTCATGGGAACCAATGCCTGGTTCTTCTTCATCATCAATTCGATCAAGGTTCCGGTGCAGATTTTTGCCTGGCATAATATGGGGATGCAGTTACTGATTCTGACAGCGGTCGTGCTGCCGGTAATCGCCCTGGGCGCGGTTTTGGGATTCTTTATCGTGAAAAAAATCAACGAGAAATTCTTTAGATATCTGATTATCGGCATGACAGCACTGTCAGCCTTGAGACTTTTTATGTGA
- a CDS encoding BlaI/MecI/CopY family transcriptional regulator, whose product MNDKIKRLGDAELEMMLVIWDTSEPVTSNYILERLHGRRGWALSTLMTALARLAAKGFVYCDRTTRTNLYSALISAEEYKAKESRSILEKLYGNSLQNLVTSLYDSHTINDADLSELQKLIEKIERRKNNHA is encoded by the coding sequence GTGAACGATAAAATCAAGCGATTGGGTGACGCGGAGCTAGAAATGATGTTGGTGATATGGGATACTTCGGAGCCGGTTACGTCCAATTATATTTTGGAACGCTTGCATGGCCGCCGCGGCTGGGCGCTGTCAACCTTAATGACAGCCCTGGCCAGGTTAGCCGCCAAGGGCTTTGTCTATTGTGACAGAACGACCAGAACAAACCTCTATTCGGCCCTGATTTCGGCAGAAGAGTATAAGGCAAAGGAAAGCCGCTCAATTTTAGAAAAACTTTACGGCAACTCTTTGCAAAACCTTGTAACAAGTCTTTACGACAGTCACACGATAAATGACGCTGACTTGTCAGAGCTGCAGAAGCTGATCGAAAAAATTGAGCGAAGGAAGAATAACCATGCTTGA